Proteins encoded within one genomic window of Pongo abelii isolate AG06213 chromosome 18, NHGRI_mPonAbe1-v2.0_pri, whole genome shotgun sequence:
- the LOC129050794 gene encoding uncharacterized protein LOC129050794 — MGQRQTSAGSQLARASASHRGDLPGGLFAQATAQPPCTGAGAQASVCEPSFWGGPGRATAPWLPVQGPTAWGGAARLEAATSGPQGTRGQKDTWHGVKKRPFSPSMQELKAGAEGSSAPSRPWALEQPEELCKSFSPRTHIGISPALIYPLSFQCMSSTAYLAPDASDAHQHQLKPAYLARGFLSHGRIVSRGGALVFRLCFPCSPLELHFQVGSKMAAAHPGSHKIKSIPFFQWSLLKYMNTFPRSSAEEMPAGFNGQKKVSGHNKTSQQQVE, encoded by the exons ATGGGGCAGAGACAAACAAGCGCCGGGTCACAATTGGCCAGGGCGTCTGCCAGTCACCGCGGAGACCTTCCCGGAGGTTTATTCGCGCAGGCCACAGCGCAACCGCCATGCACAGGGGCTGGGGCACAGGCTAGCGTCTGCGAGCCAAGCTTTTGGGGAGGGCCGGGCCGCGCGACTGCCCCGTGGCTCCCAGTGCAGGGTCCTACTGCGTGGGGCGGCGCTGCGAGGCTCGAGGCCGCCACGTCGGGCCCACAGGGTACCAGGGGTCAGAAGGACACTTGGCATGGCGTCAAGAAACGCCCGTTCTCTCCATCAATGCAGGAGCTGAAGGCTGGAGCTGAAGGGAGCTCAGCTCCAAGTCGGCCCTGGGCACTAGAGCAGCCAGAGGAGCTTTGTAAATCT TTTTCACCGAGGACCCACATAGGTATTTCTCCAGCTCTCATCTATCCACTGAGCTTCCAATGCATGTCATCAACTGCGTACTTGGCACCGGATGCCTCAGACGCACACCAGCATCAACTCAAACCGGCTTACTTAGCAAGGGGATTTCTCTCCCATGGGAGGATTGTCTCCAGAGGTGGTGCCCTGGTCTTCAGGCTCTGCTTTCCTTGCAGCCCCCTGGAATTGCACTTTCAGGTTGGTAGCAAGATGGCTGCGGCACACCCAGGATCTCACAAAATTAAAAGTATCCCTTTCTTCCAGTGGTCCCTTTTGAAATACATGAATACCTTTCCCAGAAGCTCTGCAGAAGAAATGCCTGCAGGTTTCAACGGCCAGAAAAAAGTCTCTGGCCACAACAAAACCAGTCAACAGCAAGTGGAATGA